One Cellulomonas sp. NS3 genomic region harbors:
- a CDS encoding alkene reductase, which yields MTVLMKPLTLGALALPNRVIMAPLTRRRAGEGRVPTELMAGYYAQRAGAGLIISEATSVSPQGVGYPGTPGIWSSEQTEGWQRVTRAVHERGGRMMLQLWHVGRISDPELLGGELPVAPSAVTPAGRVSVLRPKRAYTRPRALETDEVAGIVEDFRRGALNAKTAGFDGVELHAANGYLIDQFLQDSTNHRTDHYGGSVENRARFLLEITDAVAGVWGVDRVGVHLRPRGEEHDMGDSDPRELFGYVAEQLGARGVAFLFVREIEAADSQLAHMRKRFGGPVIANEEMDHAGGARLIEAGVADAVAFGRDYIATPDLAERIAAGQPWNEQNLRTFYPQPGVDLAVGYTDYPSLAH from the coding sequence ATGACTGTCCTGATGAAGCCGCTCACCCTGGGCGCGCTAGCGCTGCCCAACCGCGTGATCATGGCGCCGTTGACCCGTCGGCGGGCCGGGGAAGGACGCGTGCCGACCGAGCTGATGGCGGGTTACTACGCCCAGCGAGCCGGGGCTGGCCTCATCATCAGCGAAGCGACGTCGGTCAGCCCCCAGGGTGTGGGTTACCCGGGCACCCCCGGCATCTGGTCGTCTGAGCAGACCGAGGGGTGGCAGCGGGTGACCCGCGCCGTGCACGAGCGTGGCGGGCGCATGATGCTGCAGCTGTGGCACGTCGGGCGCATCTCCGACCCGGAGCTGCTGGGCGGTGAGTTGCCGGTCGCGCCTAGTGCCGTCACTCCCGCCGGCCGGGTGAGTGTGCTGCGTCCCAAGCGCGCCTACACGCGGCCGCGGGCGCTGGAGACCGACGAGGTCGCCGGCATCGTCGAAGACTTCCGGCGCGGCGCGCTCAACGCCAAGACGGCCGGTTTCGACGGCGTGGAGCTGCACGCGGCCAACGGTTACCTCATCGACCAGTTCCTGCAGGACAGCACCAACCACCGCACCGACCACTACGGCGGCAGCGTCGAGAACCGGGCCCGCTTCCTGCTGGAGATCACCGATGCGGTCGCCGGTGTGTGGGGCGTGGACCGGGTGGGTGTGCACCTGCGCCCACGCGGGGAGGAGCACGACATGGGCGACAGCGATCCGCGCGAGCTGTTCGGCTACGTGGCCGAGCAGCTAGGCGCCCGCGGAGTGGCGTTCTTGTTCGTCCGCGAGATCGAAGCCGCAGACAGCCAGCTGGCGCACATGCGGAAGCGCTTCGGCGGTCCGGTCATCGCCAACGAGGAGATGGACCACGCCGGCGGTGCCCGGTTGATCGAAGCGGGTGTCGCCGATGCGGTGGCCTTCGGGCGCGACTACATCGCCACCCCCGACCTGGCCGAGCGCATCGCGGCCGGTCAGCCGTGGAACGAGCAGAACCTCCGCACCTTCTACCCCCAGCCCGGGGTGGACCTCGCCGTCGGCTACACCGACTACCCGTCCCTGGCCCACTGA
- a CDS encoding MarR family winged helix-turn-helix transcriptional regulator: MAFSDDDTEVRAQGWRTLALFHDLIATELEAALQQSVQLSVVEYTLLDVLSRQVGEHHLRMAQVARATALSRSATTRLVTRLEERDLITRFLCVDDRRGIYTELTPAGHALLEQARPSHDKALQHALEQAEGVPELATLVRVVVPDSQA; this comes from the coding sequence ATGGCCTTCTCCGACGACGACACTGAGGTCCGGGCCCAGGGCTGGCGCACGCTGGCGCTCTTCCACGACCTGATCGCCACCGAGCTGGAAGCCGCGCTGCAGCAGTCGGTGCAGCTGTCGGTGGTGGAGTACACCTTGCTGGACGTGCTCAGTCGGCAGGTCGGTGAGCATCACCTGCGCATGGCCCAGGTCGCTCGCGCCACGGCCCTGTCCCGCAGTGCTACGACCCGCCTGGTGACCCGCCTGGAAGAACGCGACCTGATCACCCGGTTCCTGTGTGTCGATGACCGTCGGGGCATCTACACCGAGCTGACCCCCGCCGGTCACGCCCTCCTGGAGCAGGCACGACCTAGCCACGACAAGGCCCTGCAGCATGCACTGGAGCAGGCCGAAGGCGTCCCAGAGCTCGCGACTCTCGTGCGTGTCGTCGTGCCCGACTCCCAAGCCTGA
- a CDS encoding DUF6368 family protein, with protein MSGPDASVELRRAMSRDELWDLVATACRYLSRSAEPVHASTSEGQGVARVVLDSQHDLDVILEPPKHTEMTGSVDNFAAVAGYAPETSVVLIAYTRDVTAGRTMMRLCAELARRADNALVDLGGLIFPPNAPSDRARGLATSRAYVAGHPGLVLEKPYEVDPGLYWYTHVVSADFIDAWVLDEHFLPVV; from the coding sequence ATGAGTGGTCCGGACGCGTCGGTTGAGCTGCGGCGTGCGATGTCGCGCGATGAGCTGTGGGACCTGGTGGCAACAGCGTGCAGGTATCTGAGCCGCTCAGCGGAGCCGGTGCACGCATCCACCTCCGAGGGGCAAGGTGTGGCTCGTGTTGTGCTCGATTCGCAGCACGACCTCGATGTCATCCTCGAGCCCCCTAAGCACACCGAGATGACGGGGTCAGTCGACAACTTCGCCGCGGTCGCCGGCTATGCGCCAGAGACATCTGTGGTGCTGATCGCGTACACCCGTGACGTCACGGCCGGGCGGACCATGATGCGGCTGTGCGCCGAGCTCGCCCGGCGTGCAGACAATGCGCTCGTCGACCTCGGAGGACTTATCTTCCCTCCCAACGCACCCTCTGACCGGGCCAGGGGGCTGGCCACGTCGCGCGCCTACGTCGCCGGGCACCCAGGCCTCGTCCTCGAGAAGCCCTACGAAGTTGACCCCGGGCTGTACTGGTACACGCACGTCGTCTCAGCCGACTTCATCGACGCCTGGGTCCTCGACGAGCACTTCCTCCCCGTGGTGTGA
- a CDS encoding DUF7660 family protein, with the protein MDWPDARLNTIETREDLVRHLEQMAIDVRRSRHRFEHLRTDDYVSAAGAWTRGMDGFFRNVMEGPVPAQPTWSMVAAIFSAALVYE; encoded by the coding sequence ATGGACTGGCCGGACGCGCGACTGAACACCATCGAGACCCGAGAAGACCTCGTCCGCCATCTAGAGCAGATGGCTATCGACGTGCGGCGGTCTCGTCATCGGTTCGAGCACCTCCGGACCGACGACTACGTCAGCGCCGCTGGCGCGTGGACGAGAGGCATGGACGGCTTCTTCCGAAACGTGATGGAGGGCCCCGTGCCGGCGCAGCCCACCTGGTCCATGGTGGCCGCGATCTTCTCGGCAGCCCTCGTCTACGAGTGA
- a CDS encoding ankyrin repeat domain-containing protein, giving the protein MSLEQQVDQDEQEFLAGLPPLVHAAATGDVELVRSLLSQGADVAETDEEGWSALHAAASRRHPEVVEVLLAAGADPQAATLDGFTVLLNAAGPGDARSVAALLNAGANVRAQSHRLGWTPLSRAADNGNLPVLELLLAAGADPHEDEPLVAAAEAGSLACVRALLAAGADPTVRTDGSTPAELALLHGHTDVANHLDGLADV; this is encoded by the coding sequence GCCTGCCGCCGTTGGTGCACGCCGCAGCGACGGGCGACGTAGAACTCGTCCGCTCGCTGCTGTCGCAGGGCGCCGACGTCGCCGAGACCGACGAGGAGGGCTGGAGTGCGCTGCACGCCGCAGCCTCCCGGCGGCACCCCGAGGTCGTCGAGGTGCTGCTGGCGGCGGGGGCAGACCCCCAGGCGGCGACGCTCGACGGCTTCACCGTGCTCCTGAACGCCGCCGGCCCCGGCGACGCGCGCAGCGTCGCCGCGCTGCTGAATGCCGGTGCGAACGTCCGTGCCCAGAGCCACCGCCTCGGGTGGACCCCGCTGTCCCGCGCGGCCGACAACGGCAACCTGCCCGTGCTGGAGCTGCTACTCGCCGCCGGAGCGGACCCGCACGAGGACGAGCCGCTCGTCGCGGCAGCCGAAGCAGGGTCTCTCGCATGCGTGCGCGCGCTCCTCGCCGCAGGCGCCGATCCAACAGTCCGCACGGACGGCAGCACGCCAGCGGAGCTCGCCCTGCTCCACGGACACACCGACGTCGCCAACCACCTTGACGGGCTTGCGGACGTCTGA